One window from the genome of Breoghania sp. L-A4 encodes:
- the hisD gene encoding histidinol dehydrogenase, with amino-acid sequence MAEWLKRGKSASDIEEGDAKVRATVESILGDVAKNGDKAVRALSEKFDGWSPETFRLSEAQIQEAMSKVSARDLEDIKFAQEQVRGFAQAQKAALRDVEVETLPGVILGHKNIPVNSVGCYVPGGAYPMVASAHMSVVTAKVAGVKRVVAAAPPYKGAAHPAIVAAMHLAGADEILVLGGVQAVAAMALGTETIDPVDMLVGPGNAFVAEAKRQLYGRVGIDLFAGPTETLVIADETVDAEICATDLLGQGEHGPTTPAILLTNSEKLARETMAEVERLLTILPTAEIARKSWTDYGEVIVCKDEAEMVVEADRIASEHVQVMTRDPDYFLDNMTNYGALFLGPRTNVAFGDKVIGTNHTLPTKKAARYTGGLWVGKFLKTCTYQKVLTDEASAMVGEYCSRLCMLEGFVGHAEQANIRVRRYGGRNIAYGTAAE; translated from the coding sequence GTGGCGGAATGGCTGAAGCGGGGCAAGAGCGCCTCTGATATCGAAGAGGGCGACGCGAAGGTCCGCGCGACCGTCGAGAGCATCCTCGGCGATGTAGCGAAGAACGGCGACAAGGCGGTGCGCGCCTTGTCGGAGAAATTCGACGGCTGGTCACCGGAAACCTTTCGCCTGAGCGAGGCGCAGATCCAGGAGGCCATGTCGAAGGTCTCCGCCCGCGATCTCGAGGACATCAAGTTCGCGCAAGAACAGGTCCGCGGTTTCGCGCAAGCACAGAAGGCAGCGTTGCGTGACGTGGAAGTCGAGACCCTGCCCGGCGTCATCCTCGGTCACAAGAACATCCCGGTGAATTCCGTCGGCTGCTACGTGCCCGGCGGCGCCTATCCGATGGTCGCCTCCGCCCACATGAGCGTGGTCACCGCCAAGGTCGCGGGCGTCAAGCGGGTGGTCGCGGCCGCTCCGCCCTACAAGGGCGCGGCGCATCCGGCGATCGTCGCCGCCATGCATCTGGCCGGCGCCGACGAGATCCTCGTGCTTGGTGGCGTGCAGGCGGTGGCCGCCATGGCGCTGGGCACCGAGACCATCGATCCCGTCGACATGCTGGTCGGCCCCGGCAACGCCTTTGTGGCCGAAGCCAAGCGCCAGCTCTACGGCCGCGTCGGCATCGATCTCTTCGCCGGTCCCACCGAGACGCTGGTGATCGCCGACGAGACCGTGGACGCGGAGATCTGCGCCACCGATCTGCTCGGCCAGGGCGAGCACGGCCCGACGACGCCCGCGATCCTGCTGACCAATTCGGAAAAACTGGCGCGCGAGACGATGGCCGAGGTCGAGCGCCTGCTGACCATCCTGCCCACCGCCGAAATCGCCAGAAAATCCTGGACGGATTACGGCGAGGTCATCGTCTGCAAGGACGAGGCGGAAATGGTGGTGGAAGCCGACCGCATCGCCTCGGAGCACGTGCAGGTGATGACCCGCGACCCGGACTATTTCCTCGACAACATGACCAACTACGGCGCGCTGTTCCTCGGCCCGCGCACCAACGTCGCCTTCGGCGACAAGGTGATCGGCACCAACCACACGCTGCCGACCAAGAAGGCCGCGCGCTACACCGGCGGCCTGTGGGTCGGCAAATTCCTGAAGACCTGCACTTACCAAAAGGTGCTCACCGATGAGGCCAGCGCCATGGTCGGCGAGTACTGCTCGCGCCTGTGCATGCTGGAAGGCTTCGTGGGTCACGCCGAGCAGGCCAACATCCGCGTGCGCCGCTACGGCGGCCGCAACATCGCATACGGGACCGCAGCCGAATGA
- a CDS encoding cyclase family protein: MDISRGKAAIYEAAKKLSNWGRWGHDDQIGTLNNIEPSDIVAAAGLIRKGQVFSLGLSLKEPIQSGLFGGRWNPIHTMLATGTDAAAGNQDDPAPYLRYADDAINMPCQASTQWDALCHIFLDDKMYNGYDATEVDARGARKLGIEHVRDKMVGRGVLLDMARFKGVDSLDDGYAVTNADLDACAAHQGVEIRKGDFVILRTGHQERCLAAGDWTGYAGGDSPVTRSRLPTGSGNTTSPPSVPTPGAARCVQTRPMRPTSPGTGW, from the coding sequence ATGGACATTTCCAGGGGCAAGGCGGCGATCTACGAGGCGGCCAAGAAGCTCTCCAACTGGGGCCGCTGGGGCCACGACGACCAGATCGGCACGCTCAACAACATCGAACCGTCGGACATCGTCGCGGCCGCCGGGCTGATCAGGAAGGGCCAGGTCTTCTCGCTCGGACTGTCGCTCAAGGAGCCGATCCAGTCCGGGCTGTTCGGCGGCCGCTGGAACCCCATCCACACCATGCTGGCCACCGGCACGGACGCGGCGGCCGGCAATCAGGACGATCCAGCGCCGTATTTGCGCTACGCGGATGACGCCATCAACATGCCGTGCCAGGCCTCCACCCAGTGGGACGCCCTGTGCCACATCTTCCTCGATGACAAGATGTACAATGGCTATGACGCGACGGAGGTGGACGCGCGCGGCGCAAGAAAACTCGGCATCGAGCATGTGCGCGACAAGATGGTCGGCCGCGGCGTGCTGCTCGACATGGCGCGCTTCAAGGGCGTCGACAGCCTCGATGACGGCTACGCGGTGACCAACGCCGATCTGGACGCCTGCGCGGCGCATCAGGGGGTGGAGATCAGGAAAGGCGATTTCGTTATTCTGAGGACCGGGCACCAGGAGCGGTGCCTGGCCGCCGGCGACTGGACCGGCTACGCCGGCGGCGATTCCCCGGTTACGCGTTCGAGACTGCCTACTGGATCAGGGAACACGACATCGCCGCCATCTGTTCCGACACCTGGGGCTGCGAGGTGCGTCCAAACCAGACCAATGAGGCCAACCAGCCCTGGCACTGGGTGGTGA
- a CDS encoding PepSY domain-containing protein has translation MRARSSSSKKKISGGLKAALLALALLLPCAAFGGLAYGSDDDHRLTPQERAIRLRDRGEILPLAEVIRRNGLDSIGRIIEVDLEEDHGSQVYELKILTSDSVVREYLIDPRTGRILGIE, from the coding sequence ATGCGCGCGCGTTCATCCAGTTCCAAAAAGAAAATCTCCGGCGGCCTCAAGGCGGCCTTGCTGGCGCTCGCCCTGCTGCTGCCCTGCGCGGCCTTCGGCGGGTTGGCGTATGGATCGGATGACGATCATCGGCTGACGCCGCAGGAGCGCGCCATCCGCCTGCGCGACCGCGGCGAGATCCTGCCGCTCGCCGAAGTCATCCGCCGGAACGGTCTCGACAGCATCGGCCGGATCATCGAGGTCGATCTGGAGGAGGACCACGGGAGCCAGGTCTATGAGCTGAAGATCCTGACCAGCGACAGCGTCGTGCGCGAATATCTCATCGATCCGCGCACCGGCCGCATTCTCGGGATCGAGTGA
- a CDS encoding flavin reductase family protein, which yields MTNRARKTANPETAARRGASDPRGSGGGPGDPGDPRAFRDALGCFSTGVTVITAMGGDGARIGLTANSFSSVSLNPPLVLWSLAQYSPNLAVFQNASHFAINVLGVDQADVAMQFAKPVEDRFRGIATETGLGGAPLIRDAVARFQCRNEDRYYGGDHVIFLGAVEAYDTQAREPLVFCGGAFGSFAKSV from the coding sequence GTGACCAACCGAGCCCGCAAGACGGCCAATCCGGAGACCGCGGCGCGCCGTGGCGCGAGCGATCCCCGCGGCAGTGGCGGCGGCCCGGGTGATCCCGGGGATCCGCGGGCGTTTCGCGACGCGCTGGGCTGCTTTTCCACCGGCGTCACGGTGATCACCGCGATGGGCGGGGACGGCGCGCGAATCGGGCTGACCGCGAATTCGTTTTCGTCCGTTTCGCTCAACCCGCCGCTGGTGCTGTGGAGTCTCGCGCAATATTCGCCCAACCTGGCGGTGTTCCAGAACGCCAGTCACTTCGCCATCAATGTGCTCGGCGTCGACCAGGCCGATGTGGCGATGCAGTTCGCCAAGCCGGTTGAGGACCGGTTCAGGGGAATCGCCACGGAAACCGGGCTCGGCGGGGCGCCCCTGATCAGGGATGCGGTGGCGCGCTTTCAGTGCCGCAACGAAGACCGCTATTATGGCGGGGATCACGTGATCTTCCTGGGCGCGGTGGAAGCCTATGACACGCAGGCGCGCGAGCCCCTGGTATTTTGCGGCGGGGCTTTCGGTTCCTTCGCAAAGAGCGTATGA
- a CDS encoding IS110 family transposase produces MRIHPGFIGIDVSKHHLDIFDGLYDTHRRVDNTAEAIEAWLAGLGERQLFVVFEATGRFDRTLARALAGHALRFARVNPSRARDFARSLGLIAKTDAIDARMLAAMGQCLDPQATPAADEARDRLSGVHKRRDQLVAIRQQEKLRLAEAHECERSSLERHLAWLNEEIAAVEAERAALIRANATFAGMERLLRSIPGIGPVAATTLIALMRELGTTSPKAIAALAGLAPFNVDSGRFRGHRAIKGGRKRVRDALYMAAVTAARSNSRFKAYARALVDRGKPFKVTMIALARKILVTANAILRDGVPFHA; encoded by the coding sequence ATGAGGATACACCCTGGCTTCATTGGAATCGATGTTTCCAAGCATCATCTCGATATTTTTGATGGGCTTTACGACACCCATCGGCGCGTTGACAACACGGCCGAGGCCATCGAGGCATGGCTCGCAGGCCTTGGTGAGCGTCAGCTCTTCGTCGTCTTCGAGGCGACGGGCCGCTTTGACCGCACGCTTGCCCGGGCGTTGGCCGGACACGCGCTGCGCTTTGCCCGGGTCAATCCCTCCCGTGCCCGCGACTTTGCCCGCTCACTCGGCCTCATCGCCAAGACGGATGCCATCGACGCCCGCATGCTCGCCGCCATGGGGCAGTGCCTCGATCCGCAGGCCACGCCGGCGGCCGACGAGGCGCGTGACCGGCTCTCCGGCGTACACAAGCGCCGCGACCAGTTGGTCGCCATTCGCCAGCAGGAAAAGCTTCGTCTTGCCGAGGCCCATGAGTGCGAGCGGTCGAGCCTGGAGCGCCACCTTGCCTGGCTGAATGAGGAGATCGCCGCTGTGGAGGCCGAGCGCGCCGCCCTCATCCGGGCCAATGCGACGTTCGCGGGGATGGAAAGGCTGCTGCGCTCCATTCCCGGTATCGGCCCGGTCGCCGCCACGACGCTGATCGCGCTGATGCGTGAGCTCGGCACCACATCGCCCAAGGCGATCGCGGCGCTTGCGGGTCTTGCGCCCTTCAATGTCGACAGCGGCCGTTTCCGGGGCCACCGCGCGATCAAGGGTGGGCGCAAGCGGGTGCGCGACGCCCTCTACATGGCCGCCGTCACCGCGGCGCGCTCCAACTCGCGTTTCAAGGCCTATGCCCGGGCCCTGGTCGATCGCGGAAAACCCTTCAAGGTCACCATGATCGCGCTGGCCAGAAAAATCCTCGTCACCGCAAACGCCATCCTAAGAGACGGTGTCCCGTTCCACGCATGA
- a CDS encoding VOC family protein, translating to MRATGLNHLSIGATDLDASLRFYEEVLGMERIPTYNFGFRTQYLRLGDLQLHVFELEDVVPAFQHFAIDVDDFHAVYDKAKELGLLDGTTFRNAINELPDGAVQMYLRDPGGNLVEIDWPDVTTLDRARIPEMRPLADFAPQEGEALKASLYFDRPERRGAKA from the coding sequence ATGCGCGCAACCGGTTTGAATCACCTGTCCATCGGTGCGACCGATCTCGATGCCTCGCTGCGCTTCTACGAGGAGGTGCTCGGGATGGAGCGGATTCCAACCTACAATTTCGGCTTCCGCACCCAGTACCTGCGCCTGGGTGATCTGCAGCTGCATGTCTTCGAACTGGAGGACGTGGTTCCCGCCTTCCAGCATTTCGCCATCGACGTGGACGATTTCCATGCCGTCTACGACAAGGCCAAGGAACTGGGCCTGCTCGACGGCACGACGTTCCGCAACGCCATCAACGAGCTGCCGGACGGCGCGGTGCAGATGTATCTGCGCGATCCCGGCGGCAATCTGGTGGAGATCGACTGGCCGGACGTCACCACGCTCGACCGCGCGCGAATCCCGGAAATGCGGCCGCTTGCCGATTTCGCGCCGCAGGAGGGCGAGGCGCTGAAGGCGTCGTTGTATTTCGATCGCCCGGAGCGGCGCGGAGCGAAGGCATGA
- a CDS encoding response regulator transcription factor — translation MRILLVEDDARIADDIAETLTHAGFLVEQTADGEDAWFLGDTEDYGAVILDLGLPGLDGLTILKRWRANARRFPILVLTARGSWMERVEGIEAGADDYLPKPFQMEELLARLRAIIRRASGHANPNLALGDLALDPKHMQVTRNGRLLHLSPQEYRLLSYFMHHQNRVVSHSELIEHLYGGDADCDTNTIEVMIGRLRKKIGAEAIRTRRGFGYIAETPA, via the coding sequence ATGCGGATCCTGCTGGTCGAGGACGATGCGCGGATTGCCGACGATATTGCCGAAACGCTCACCCATGCCGGCTTCCTCGTCGAGCAGACGGCGGACGGAGAGGATGCCTGGTTCCTTGGCGACACGGAGGACTATGGCGCCGTGATCCTCGATCTCGGCCTGCCCGGTCTCGATGGGCTGACGATCCTCAAGCGCTGGCGGGCCAACGCCCGCCGCTTTCCGATTCTCGTGCTCACCGCCCGGGGATCATGGATGGAACGGGTCGAAGGGATCGAAGCGGGCGCCGACGACTACTTGCCCAAGCCGTTTCAGATGGAAGAGCTGCTGGCGCGCCTCAGGGCGATCATCCGCCGCGCGTCCGGTCACGCCAACCCCAATCTTGCGCTGGGAGATCTGGCGCTCGACCCCAAACATATGCAAGTCACCCGCAACGGCCGGCTGCTGCATCTGTCGCCGCAGGAGTACCGGCTGCTGTCGTATTTCATGCACCACCAGAACCGCGTCGTCAGCCATTCGGAACTGATCGAGCATCTTTACGGCGGCGACGCCGACTGCGACACCAACACCATCGAGGTCATGATCGGCCGCCTGCGCAAGAAGATCGGCGCCGAGGCGATCCGCACCAGGCGCGGCTTCGGCTACATCGCCGAGACGCCAGCATGA
- a CDS encoding PepSY domain-containing protein: MRKLLLVLGASAVLAGATGAYASENEGSCGNAPRDQWMSTDAAKAKAVSMGYEVRRVKIEGGCYEIYAIGKDGKRTELNMNPVSGAIVASKDDD; the protein is encoded by the coding sequence ATGCGTAAACTTCTTCTCGTTCTCGGCGCCAGCGCCGTTCTCGCCGGCGCCACCGGCGCCTATGCCTCTGAAAACGAGGGCTCCTGCGGCAATGCGCCCAGGGACCAGTGGATGAGCACCGACGCCGCCAAGGCCAAGGCCGTGTCCATGGGCTATGAGGTGCGCCGCGTGAAGATCGAGGGCGGCTGCTACGAGATCTACGCCATCGGCAAGGATGGCAAGCGCACCGAACTCAACATGAATCCGGTGTCCGGCGCGATCGTCGCCAGCAAGGACGACGATTGA
- a CDS encoding cytochrome b/b6 domain-containing protein — protein MSSASEATSSGRVERPEEVRVWDPLVRLFHWSLVAAFVFAYATGDEWGAAHEKAGYVIAGLVALRVVWGFVGSRHARFRDFVRGPKAVGAYLRDSATRKAPRHLGHNPAGGAMVIALLVMLSLITATGVMMTMDRFWGVEWVEEAHEIVVNLTLGLIALHLAGVAFASLAHGENLVRAMITGRKRQ, from the coding sequence ATGTCGAGCGCCTCCGAGGCGACCTCCTCCGGCCGCGTGGAGCGGCCGGAGGAGGTCCGGGTGTGGGATCCGCTCGTTCGCCTGTTTCACTGGAGCCTGGTGGCGGCGTTCGTTTTCGCCTATGCGACCGGCGACGAATGGGGCGCAGCGCACGAGAAGGCCGGTTACGTCATCGCGGGTCTTGTCGCGCTGCGCGTGGTCTGGGGATTTGTCGGGTCGCGCCATGCCCGTTTTCGCGATTTCGTGCGCGGTCCCAAAGCGGTCGGCGCGTATCTGCGCGACAGCGCAACGCGGAAGGCGCCGCGCCATCTCGGCCACAATCCCGCCGGCGGCGCCATGGTGATCGCCCTGCTGGTGATGCTGTCGCTGATCACCGCCACCGGCGTGATGATGACCATGGACCGGTTCTGGGGCGTCGAGTGGGTCGAAGAGGCGCATGAGATCGTCGTGAACCTGACGCTCGGGCTGATCGCCCTGCATCTCGCCGGCGTGGCGTTTGCCAGTCTTGCGCACGGCGAAAACCTGGTGCGCGCGATGATCACCGGGCGCAAGCGCCAGTGA
- a CDS encoding HAMP domain-containing sensor histidine kinase, with protein sequence MRLTRDLADPRFAQPLSGLYWMISVHQRGQVLRSRSLWDDTLDLPSDDLEPGAVHRHRLDGPGGTPLIVREQRVQHPSPQGARSLRVAVAIEAAEIEDARRDYALAILPSLGLLAAALIAAAVAQAFVGLRPLRRLERDVAAVRSGATRQLPVDHPDEVMPLVTAVNDLLQEQEKAIDHARARAADLAHGLKTPLTVLRALGQRLRRGGEEGAADDIEAIGADMRRQVEHQLVLTRIRTRSDGRAGEPCPLGETIDRLVRTLRQTPAGEAVVWQVDVPATASFRIDRSDLTEMLGNLLENAVKWTTSRIAVRVREEGRATVLEITDDGPGMPPEQAEQAFRRGVRLDERRPGHGLGLSIVSEICAANGIDVTTAPAEGGRGLLVRLTQVA encoded by the coding sequence GTGCGTCTGACGCGCGATCTCGCCGATCCGCGCTTCGCCCAGCCGCTGTCGGGCCTGTACTGGATGATCAGCGTGCACCAGCGCGGCCAGGTGCTGCGCTCGCGCTCGCTGTGGGACGACACGCTCGATCTGCCGAGCGACGATCTCGAGCCCGGCGCCGTGCACCGGCACCGTCTGGACGGTCCCGGCGGCACGCCGCTGATCGTGCGCGAGCAGCGCGTGCAGCACCCCTCGCCCCAGGGCGCGCGAAGCTTGCGCGTCGCTGTCGCCATCGAGGCGGCGGAGATCGAGGACGCGCGCCGCGACTATGCTCTCGCCATCCTGCCGTCGCTGGGTCTGCTGGCCGCGGCCCTGATCGCGGCGGCGGTCGCTCAGGCGTTTGTTGGATTGCGCCCGCTGCGCCGGCTGGAACGCGATGTCGCCGCCGTCAGGAGCGGCGCAACCCGCCAGCTTCCCGTGGACCATCCCGACGAGGTGATGCCGCTGGTCACCGCGGTGAACGACCTGCTGCAGGAACAGGAAAAGGCCATCGATCACGCCCGCGCGCGCGCCGCCGACCTCGCCCACGGCCTGAAGACACCTCTGACGGTACTGCGCGCGCTCGGCCAGCGGCTGCGGCGCGGCGGCGAGGAAGGCGCGGCCGACGATATCGAGGCGATCGGCGCCGACATGCGGCGCCAGGTCGAGCACCAGCTGGTCCTGACCCGCATCCGCACCCGCTCAGATGGCCGCGCCGGCGAACCCTGCCCGCTGGGGGAGACGATCGACCGGCTTGTGCGCACCTTGAGGCAAACGCCAGCCGGCGAGGCCGTCGTCTGGCAGGTCGATGTCCCGGCCACCGCGAGCTTCCGCATCGACCGCTCCGATCTCACCGAGATGCTGGGCAATCTGCTGGAAAACGCCGTCAAATGGACCACCAGCCGGATTGCCGTCCGCGTCCGGGAGGAAGGCCGCGCCACGGTTCTGGAGATCACGGATGACGGACCCGGCATGCCTCCGGAGCAGGCCGAACAGGCCTTCCGCCGCGGCGTGCGGCTGGACGAGCGCCGGCCCGGCCACGGCCTGGGACTGTCGATCGTCTCAGAGATCTGCGCGGCCAACGGCATCGACGTCACCACGGCACCAGCCGAAGGCGGGCGCGGCCTGCTGGTGCGCCTGACGCAAGTGGCCTGA
- a CDS encoding RluA family pseudouridine synthase: MADVSVQDNVEDDEEDGAGAVLTFTVAVEETGQRFDSWLTARAGTHSRSRYKALIKQGAVRVGGRTIVEPNYRVNEGDVVEVDEPAPVDANPQPEDIPLTVVFEDDDLIVIDKPAGLVVHPGPGNWTGTLVNALLHHCGDTLSGIGGVKRPGIVHRIDKDTSGLLVVAKTDAAHRGLSAQFADHGRTNALERAYMALVWGAPPSRRGTIDAPLARSLANRLKIAVVRSKESRGGKEAITHWEMKTRFGALDTDAIASLVECRLETGRTHQIRVHMAHIGHPLIGDADYGAHFKTKAQKLPEHAREVVGRFHRQALHAVLLAFEHPTTGEILRFESALPEDFAELVAAFGEI, encoded by the coding sequence ATGGCGGATGTGTCCGTGCAAGATAATGTGGAAGACGACGAGGAAGACGGCGCGGGCGCCGTGCTGACATTCACCGTGGCTGTGGAGGAGACCGGCCAGCGGTTCGACTCATGGCTGACCGCGCGCGCCGGAACCCACAGCCGCAGTCGCTACAAGGCACTGATCAAGCAGGGCGCCGTGCGCGTCGGCGGGCGCACGATAGTCGAGCCCAATTACCGGGTCAACGAAGGCGATGTGGTCGAGGTCGATGAACCCGCGCCAGTGGACGCCAATCCGCAGCCCGAGGACATCCCGCTCACCGTGGTCTTCGAGGACGACGACCTGATCGTCATCGACAAGCCGGCGGGCCTGGTGGTGCATCCCGGTCCCGGCAACTGGACGGGCACGCTGGTCAACGCGCTGCTGCATCACTGCGGCGACACGCTGTCGGGCATCGGCGGCGTCAAGCGGCCGGGCATCGTCCACCGTATCGACAAGGATACCTCGGGACTGCTGGTGGTGGCCAAGACGGACGCCGCCCACCGCGGGCTGTCCGCGCAATTCGCCGACCACGGCCGCACCAACGCGCTGGAACGCGCCTATATGGCGCTGGTCTGGGGCGCGCCGCCCTCGCGCCGGGGCACGATCGACGCGCCGCTGGCCCGTTCGCTCGCCAACCGGCTGAAGATCGCCGTGGTGCGCTCCAAGGAAAGCCGCGGCGGCAAGGAAGCCATCACGCATTGGGAAATGAAGACCCGGTTCGGAGCCCTGGACACCGACGCGATCGCCTCGCTGGTCGAGTGCCGGCTGGAGACCGGCCGCACGCACCAGATCCGCGTGCACATGGCGCATATCGGCCATCCGCTGATCGGCGACGCCGACTATGGCGCGCATTTCAAGACCAAGGCGCAGAAGCTGCCCGAACATGCGCGCGAGGTTGTCGGCCGGTTCCACCGCCAGGCGCTGCACGCCGTGCTGCTGGCCTTCGAGCATCCGACAACGGGCGAAATCCTGCGCTTTGAGAGCGCATTGCCCGAGGATTTCGCGGAGCTTGTCGCGGCTTTTGGAGAAATTTAG
- a CDS encoding TetR/AcrR family transcriptional regulator: MSSDRDSDSAAAAVPGKAPAKAAGRQKRLTPEERRQDFVDKAVAFFAEVGFDGGTRELARRLGVTQPLLYRYFPTKDDLIREVYDQVYVNRWNPEWDVLLADRARPLRQRLQDFYEAYTDAIFTREWMRIYLFSGLKGVEINKWYVTIVEDRILKRIVLEYRAEAGLPTVEPPSSAELELGWILHGGIFYYGLRKHIYEIPVMENKARVIANALDVFLEGAAHMFGAGIKVRTTRVRPAQWAGDLG, translated from the coding sequence ATGAGCAGCGACCGAGACAGCGACAGCGCGGCAGCCGCCGTCCCCGGCAAGGCGCCCGCCAAGGCGGCGGGACGGCAGAAGCGGCTGACGCCCGAGGAGCGCCGGCAGGATTTCGTCGATAAGGCGGTGGCGTTTTTCGCGGAAGTCGGCTTTGACGGCGGCACGCGGGAACTGGCGCGCCGGCTCGGCGTCACCCAGCCGCTGCTCTACCGCTATTTTCCAACCAAGGACGATCTGATCCGCGAGGTCTACGACCAGGTCTACGTCAACCGCTGGAACCCGGAGTGGGACGTGCTGCTGGCCGATCGCGCGCGGCCTCTGCGCCAGCGGCTGCAGGATTTCTACGAGGCCTATACCGACGCCATCTTCACCCGCGAATGGATGCGTATCTACCTGTTCTCGGGCCTCAAGGGCGTCGAGATCAACAAGTGGTACGTGACGATCGTGGAGGATCGCATCCTCAAGCGGATCGTGCTGGAGTATCGCGCCGAAGCGGGACTGCCGACCGTGGAGCCGCCCTCAAGCGCCGAGCTGGAGCTGGGCTGGATCCTGCACGGCGGCATCTTCTATTACGGGTTGCGCAAGCACATCTATGAAATCCCGGTGATGGAGAACAAAGCCCGCGTGATCGCCAATGCGCTCGACGTGTTCCTGGAAGGCGCCGCGCATATGTTCGGCGCCGGCATCAAGGTCCGCACCACCCGCGTCCGCCCCGCCCAGTGGGCCGGCGACCTGGGGTAG
- the rpoH gene encoding RNA polymerase sigma factor RpoH → MARAAVPAISAGENGLSRYLTEIRRFPMLEPQEEYMLGKRYKEHEDSEAAHKLVTSHLRLVAKIAMGYRGYGLPIGEVISEGNVGLMQAVKRFEPDKGFRLATYAMWWIKASIQEYILRSWSLVKMGTTANQKRLFFNLRKVKGQIQALEDGELNHEHVTKIATRLGVSEEEVISMNRRLSGDSSLNAQIRTDGDGGGEWQDWLVDTSESQETLLAEQEELDHRRSLLTQALDVLNERERRIFEARRLSEDPITLEDLSGEFGVSRERVRQIEVRAFEKVQSAMISQSKALEAGAAEAIAAS, encoded by the coding sequence ATGGCCCGTGCCGCCGTTCCCGCTATCTCTGCCGGTGAAAACGGTCTCAGCCGTTATCTCACCGAAATCCGCCGCTTCCCGATGCTGGAGCCGCAGGAAGAATACATGCTCGGCAAACGCTACAAGGAGCATGAGGATTCCGAGGCTGCGCACAAGCTGGTGACGTCACACCTGCGTCTCGTGGCCAAGATCGCCATGGGCTATCGCGGCTACGGCCTGCCGATCGGGGAAGTCATTTCCGAAGGTAATGTCGGGCTGATGCAGGCGGTGAAACGCTTCGAGCCGGACAAGGGCTTCCGTCTCGCCACCTATGCGATGTGGTGGATCAAGGCCTCGATCCAGGAATACATCCTGCGCTCGTGGAGCCTCGTGAAGATGGGCACCACGGCCAACCAGAAGCGGCTGTTCTTCAACCTGCGCAAGGTCAAGGGACAGATCCAGGCGCTGGAAGACGGCGAACTCAACCATGAGCATGTGACGAAGATCGCGACGCGCCTTGGCGTGTCGGAGGAAGAAGTCATCTCCATGAACCGGCGCCTGTCGGGCGACAGCTCGCTCAACGCGCAGATCCGCACCGACGGTGACGGCGGCGGCGAATGGCAGGACTGGCTCGTCGACACCAGCGAAAGCCAGGAAACGTTGCTGGCCGAGCAGGAAGAGCTCGATCATCGCCGCTCGCTTCTGACCCAGGCGCTGGACGTGCTCAACGAGCGCGAACGCCGCATCTTCGAGGCGCGCAGGCTGTCGGAAGATCCGATCACGCTCGAGGATCTCTCGGGCGAATTCGGTGTGTCGCGCGAACGTGTGCGGCAGATCGAGGTCCGCGCCTTCGAGAAGGTGCAGTCAGCGATGATCTCGCAGTCCAAGGCGCTTGAAGCCGGCGCGGCCGAGGCCATCGCCGCGTCGTAA